The following are from one region of the Geothermobacter hydrogeniphilus genome:
- a CDS encoding tRNA-queuosine alpha-mannosyltransferase domain-containing protein encodes MNICLIEPFHSGSHAAWAEEYARRSRHRVELLTLPGRHWKWRMHGGAVTLARRFHERGLQPDLLLAGDMLDLTTFLALTRDQTAGLPVALYCHENQLSYPWSPADADPGKQRDAHYAFINYSSALAADAVLFNSRYHRDDFFRELPAFLKSFPDQNELQSVAQLEAKSSVLPLGLDLRRFDRHQPRGTKKDGPPLILWNHRWEYDKNPEDFFQALYRLRDEGLAFEVAVLGESYRQAPPVFAEAKERLGSRIVQFGYAESFADYARWLWRADLLPVTSRHDFFGASVVQAIYCGCTPLLPDRLAYPEHLPEELRGRFLYKDGEGLLKKLRTMLTDPTPPPEKLHDHVAGYDWAEWAGRYDGLMEKLVTERAVQVDTNT; translated from the coding sequence GCTCTCATGCCGCCTGGGCCGAAGAATACGCCCGTCGCAGCCGCCACCGGGTCGAGCTGCTGACCCTGCCCGGTCGCCACTGGAAGTGGCGCATGCACGGTGGCGCGGTGACCCTGGCGCGCCGCTTTCACGAACGCGGGCTGCAGCCGGACCTGCTGCTGGCCGGCGACATGCTCGACCTGACAACCTTCCTCGCTCTCACCCGGGACCAGACCGCCGGGCTGCCGGTCGCCCTCTACTGCCACGAAAACCAGCTCAGTTATCCCTGGTCGCCGGCGGACGCCGACCCTGGAAAACAGCGCGACGCCCATTACGCCTTCATCAACTACAGCAGCGCCCTGGCCGCCGACGCGGTGCTGTTCAATTCCCGCTACCACCGGGATGACTTCTTTCGTGAACTGCCTGCTTTCCTGAAGAGTTTTCCCGATCAGAATGAACTGCAGAGTGTCGCTCAGCTCGAAGCGAAAAGCTCTGTCCTGCCGCTCGGACTTGACCTGCGGCGTTTCGATCGTCATCAGCCGCGGGGAACGAAAAAGGATGGCCCGCCGCTGATTCTCTGGAACCATCGCTGGGAGTATGACAAGAACCCGGAAGACTTTTTCCAGGCACTCTACCGGCTGCGGGATGAAGGACTGGCGTTCGAGGTCGCGGTCCTCGGCGAATCCTACCGCCAGGCACCACCGGTCTTTGCCGAGGCGAAGGAACGGCTCGGCAGCCGGATCGTCCAGTTCGGCTACGCCGAGAGCTTCGCCGACTACGCCCGCTGGCTGTGGCGCGCGGACCTGCTGCCGGTCACCTCAAGGCATGACTTCTTCGGCGCCAGCGTGGTCCAGGCGATCTACTGCGGCTGCACGCCGCTGCTGCCCGACCGCCTCGCCTATCCGGAACACCTGCCTGAAGAACTGCGGGGCCGCTTCCTCTACAAGGATGGCGAGGGGCTGCTGAAGAAACTGCGGACGATGCTGACCGACCCGACTCCGCCGCCCGAAAAACTGCACGATCATGTTGCCGGCTACGACTGGGCGGAATGGGCAGGTCGCTATGACGGGTTGATGGAAAAGCTGGTCACGGAACGGGCCGTTCAGGTTGACACGAACACCTGA